ATTTGTCCTCTTTTTACAGAAGCATTTTTCTACAGTGTGTCCATTCTCTAATACTGCTTTTACTTTATGACCTTAATGACTAAAACATCTTTCTGTGTTGTATAAAGCAGATATAACTAAATCCTCTAGATTGAAACATAACAAGTTTTTTATACAGtcttccattttttatttttttcttttgttctacAGGATGTTTCCTGCAGCTCATGATATATTTAGCTAGATAGCATTACTACCTAATGAAACTGTCATACCACTCCAGtgataattattaaaaaaattttaaaaaatcaaaagggctgggatattttttcccttcccagagaACACTTTCTTGTTCACTAACACATTTCAGAACCTGAAGACATTCTTGTTTCTGTAATGCCTAGAATTCACACTTCTGTGAACATAGCAGTTTGCTTCTTAAGTCCATGTTGGAATTAGCATTATTATTTctcataaaaacaaataatcaGAAGTAGGGGAATAGCTTCCTAAGACTGAAAGGCACAAAGGAATAACTACAGGAGCTCTCACATTAAAATGCTATTACAGAAACTTCTTTAAAATTGTTTACAGTGTTATTCTTTGAGCAGTGTTTGTCAAGCGTGTATCTGTATGTTCCAGTATTCACACTGCACTAATTCTGACAGACATGGGCTACATTTCTTCTTACCCATATGCAAAATAAATCATATTATGAGAAGGAAATGCTTGGCATGAAGTTGTCTAAAGGGTGTGCTGTAAGTGATCTCTGGCAGACAGCTCTAGTAGCTCACACAGGCAAGGCAGGCCACAGCCCATTATTGAGACAAAGAAATGATGCAGAACAGGATAAGGTTTCCATAAACGTTCCATTACCAATCTCACACATCTTACAGACCTAAGATTTGTTGCAAGTACCAATAATCAGCTCAATATATAAGACAAAACAGCAGCCTAGGATTATAAAAACAAAACGAGCAATAGGACTTTGAAAAGTTTATTCTTCCCCATTTTGTGCGCAATGGTAATTCAGAATTTCTTTAACAATATTAATCTGAAGGAaacaaggaagcagcagctgggaaaacacagaaagaaatgttGCCCTATTCACAAAAAGCTGAGTGTGGGAGGAATAAATCTCCTCCAGCATGTTGTCAGACTGTATAAAAAAGCTGGGATGCTTACTTTAGAGAGTGACACAAGAAGTTGTTACTCCAAAGTTGTTTTACTTCTGAAACAACCAGCCCTAAACAGTCGTACTAGATATTACTCCACTTAGTTGCTTTCTATTAATAAAATGAAGCTGTAAGAAGCCTGCTTCTGGCAGGAGGGATAATCCTGTGCTATACTAACAAGtatgaaaatacatatttactTGTCAGGTGCAAGAATGGCAGCAATACCTTGATAGTTACAGATCAGAATGACTCGAGTGACAATCTGCATCTGATGGGGAGGCGAAGGGAGGGCAACGAGTTGCTTTTGCATCCATTAAGCTTAGtaagcaaggaaaaaatagaTTCAGATCCCCTTGAATAGGGATGAAATGTATTTCTGGAACATAGGCACCAGAGCCAAACCGCTGATCTGTCTTAATCCATTTAGGACTTGTCTCTTACATTCAGTTTCTAGAATAAAATTACTAGTCAATACAGCACGACACACTGAGCAGACTGGGCAGAAACTACAACACAAAAAGCATTCCAGCCGAAGTCATGAAATGTTTAGTGTAAATTTGTAAAGTTAATACTTTCCTCTCACAGTATATGGTGGAAGTAATTTTGTATTGTTTGCCCTCATTAGAACTATATTGTAAAGTGTGTTTCAGAGAGGAAAACTTGTAAGAATTATTTTGGTATATAGATTTGGAAAATAACTTCAGCATTAATTTTCACCCCTTGTTAATGGTTGTAAGTTtgtttaaatacagaaatagaTTAAATCTCTAGAATTTAGTATTTCTTAATTCATGCCTTTTGTGGGCAGGGCTGTATTTCATGAATCACCAGAGTATTAAAGTGGTTTTCTTGTTGCTTCTAACACAAAATTGCTATTTTAAGTTATTTCATACCCGTTTCTGTGCATGAAGATCATCTTGTGCTACTCTTAGGCTGAAAACctatctttttaatttcaacAAGATCAATAAAGTAGGTTTTAAACATTAAGGTGCATTTATATTTCACTAATCCGTTACTGGTTTGTTTGCGTCATTTTTCTATGTGGAAAGTAAAACTCTCTAATTGAAATATTAGACAGTTACAGTGCCAATAAAGGAATTCACTTACATAAAAATGTTCAccagatagaaaaaaataaataaaacaaagcactTGGAAAAGTCCACCGAAAGCAGGCACAAGCATCATTTGTAGCCATTTGGACTAGATTTATTAATGGAGAGGCCTCAGCTAAAAAGTTTGCTCTCAGGAGATAAGCAAACTCTATGCATGTGGATATCAGGTTACATATATTGTACTCTGTGTGTGACATGTCCTTCCAGagtcctcagcagcagcaggaggaggtttAGTCTTTGTCCTGTACTCGGCGGCAGATCTCCTCTGTGAATTCCGAACACTTGGCATTGCCTCCCAAGTCTTTTGTCAAGacctgaaagaaagaaagaaaaacataacgTTACTGAAATGTATTATGGGGCCAGTCTTGTCTCTGAACAATTCTGTATGTTCTCATGATATGTTGTCTATGGATGGTAAATAAGGTGAGCAGGAATACATCAAGTTTGAGTTCTGAATCCCATAGAGACTTTGTCAAAAAGGACCGTGCAGGGAGAGAAAACCTGAGTATCTATATAGTACTTATAACATTACCAGATTTGAATGTGATTTTAACATGGTTTTATCCTAACTACAGGAATAAAGTGTGTGTGGTCAAAGCTCTACAAAGTGCTTTAATGGTGTAATTAATGATTAAGTATTTACATTTCAGTAAGAAGTTTCTCCTTTGGAAGTAAAATTCATATATGAAGGCTCAGCACAAGGACAAGTAATTGAGagtaattcagaaatatttggtCTTTTTTTAACGAAACCCATGCAGAACAAGCACACATAACTCTTAGTGCTGCATGTTAACAATTCTCAAAATTTGCTTCACTTATTTAAGAGAGAGGAAATATAGTTCAAAATCTCTTTCATCAAGTACAGCTCCTGTCTGGCATCatgaaaacagtaaaataaaaattaaaaagtgggCAACATTACTTGCATTACTCCATTACATTACTCCAACCTAGCTAGATTAAAGCACTCTAGGagataattaaaattattagttTCCCTCCCATACACACATATCTTAATTAACTTTttgaggggaaggaaggaataaCAAGCAAGAGAAGCAATCATGGTTACTATTTTAGGATCTTGTAATTTAAATTGCATTATGGGGCTTTTCAATTAAAAGATTGTCTCCATTGTGAGCATATAATTGTAACATTGTAAGTAGCCATGTCATGAAACTTGGACTGTTATCTTCCATGGAATTACTGACCTGCTGATGGAGGATATCATTTCCAGAGCAGTGAGTGGGAACTTTACAGGAGCACCTCTTTATTCAGTTGTAAGTTTAGATTTTAACTGGCTCCTACATACAGCAAGATAGCTGCAAACTTACAAAATGATGACAACTTTTGGTTTCAGCATTCTTGTTACTTTTAATTACAAAGCAGCTTCTCATGGTCCTGCCTAAAATAAATGAACCAGCATGACTAGCTAATCCTCTTTAACTGCAATCTTCAAAATCTTGACAACTATGTTTTCAAGAGATGGACATGAATTTAGAAGAGTGAACCAATAATGGTAAGACCACAAATTTGTCATGTTTCAGAGCATAAGTCCCCTCTCCCCCCAGTATCCCGAGTCCTTAATCTGAAGACACTCTCTTCCAAAGAGAAACATATACAattctcagagaaaaaagttAATACTGGataaaaattgttcttttctAGTCAAAAATGAGTGACAGCCGTaagaatgaaagaagaaaataattgagctgaaaaaacagaaacagaagtaTTACAGTCAGTACTGAAATGCTATAAACAAAGTGGATGATGAAGCCTGGGAAAGGCAAATGAGTGTCCTTCACTTCAGGATCCAGATGTTAATACATATGCTTTGTAGGTTTCATAAACTTTATAAGTGAAATGCTAAGAGTTGCTTAAAACTCTGATCCCCTTCTTGAAAAGCAGCCATCCAGTTCACTATTCTGGAGTTCATAAAGCTGTGGAAATCTAAGACGGGCATTGCTGAGACAAAAGGAATGCTACAGCCTGTCCCCTTATTACTGCAGGGCTATTTAATATCACCAAAGATAACAGAATTACTGTCCGAGGACAGTGGCACTGCTCATGCAACAGGCTAGCTCAGCAGGCCATCCCCCACCCTGGTGTGAATCTTCCATGTTAATTCTTGCTTTGATAGGATATGATTTTAATTCAGTGCATTTATTTGCACACCCACACGTTACCTTTCCATCTTTAATTGTATCGAAGCAAGCTGACTCAATCTTGGAGGCGTGTTTGTGCATTCCCATGTGGCGCAGCATCATCACAGCACTCAGAAGGAGGGCAGTTGGATTTGCCATGTCTTTTCCTGCAATGTCTGGTGCTGTTCCATGAACCTAGAAATGAGAGTAAACCTATCTGTTATGTCATTAGGGCTGATTAAAATGTCCTAGGCAATTGTGCAAGCAACCTCAGCCACAGGTCTTCATGTTAAAACAGGACTTACTTTGCTGTGATTCAGTCAGTGGAAAGGAGATACCAAGGCTCAAAACAATTCAGTTCAAAGACGTCAGAAAGGGAAAACTAGGTCACCTAATACCTTTAAATTGAGCCCATCAAGTTCTATTTCATAGAATGTATTTATCATAtgaaaaagtgggaaaataaaGTATCGGCCAAAAATGGATATGCAAAAAACATACATGGAATATTTACTTGAACCAGTCTCTCAGGGTAAAGCTTGAGTATCTTCACAGTAAAAAAGAGTTCTAGGAAGATCTTTGTTAGATAAATGTCAGCCACATTGTATGGCATGGAAAAGTTTAGATTCTCAAGCTGAGACAAAGCTATCACTGATCTCCCTTTGTGTGTAACAAGAACTTACGGATTCAAAAATGGCCACGCCGTTGGCGCCAATGTTTCCGCTGGGTGTTACTCCAAGACCCCCAATGAGTCCAGCACAcaagtcactgaaaaaaaaacaaccaccatATTAAAGAATCCATGAGTTTTTCCATATATGGTTTCCTCTCTGCAaggtattaaaatatttttgtttatcaATCAACTGCAACTATAACTTAATTTATACACCTGTACAGTCTGAGAATAATAAGGAAAAAGAGCAGATGCTGTTAGCCACCTGTACCCCATCAGAACATTGGAAAATTCTTAGAACTTAGCAGAAGATAATGTAATAAAGGAAAACTAAAAGGAAATTCTAAATACTAGAATAAAGCTGATAAGACACAGGCAAAACAAGAAGTACTAGAAGCACAGCATATGTATAGAAGTCTCAAAAACTAATTATGTACAGTTCCCTGTAACTATACAAAAATCCTACTTCCTCTGAAGGGGCCCAGAACTACTTTTCATATGtaaattccttccaaaaatgTGGAGGAATTTTGCTCAGGTAGGTGGATTACTGGTGGTTTTGTGGTGTACTGTGTGCAGCCTAAGGAACGTTTTCCAAGTGACACCAGACTAGCTTTTCCCCTCTTTATTCAACAGCCTGCAGGTCACAAGTCTGCCAGTAGCAGATCATCAGATATAAGCAATCTGCATTTGGTTTCCACCAGAATTACCATGGGGAACAACAAACCAACTGTGCCTTTTGTCATCATACTGTAAGCCCCAAGCTGAACACACTGATTAACAAAGCTCTTAAAACTCTGTTTCACATCCATTCACATCCAATTATTGCCTACAAACTAAGCTAAGTTAGTCCTTAGCTTAGGACTAACAAGGAGAAAATTTTGGATGACTTTGCAGAACAATATTTTAAGCTAAAAATAAACCACTTAAGTTACAAAGAGCCTGGGGAAAAACTGAATACAGTCTGCATTTGTCACTCTAAATATTTAATGCTTAAAGAGAAGAGATTGTCTTCTACCTATTCAGTCTAAGGAATATACCTGGCATTTTGTTCATACTTTTAGAGCAGCAGGTGAGACCTCACCCAGTGGTGGCAGTGTCCTCTTCAAGAACAGACTcaaatttattgaaaattttTAGAATGATGAAATTTTTATGGACTTTCTATGAGAACTTTAAAATGGTTGATAATGAACTGTCTGAAAGGGTATTGATGATGACACTCCTCTGATTTGATCTCTCTTAGTTAATACACAGTAAGAGCTGCTGTGAGGGGCCTGTGCACACCTCCACCAATTCTTAAAACAAGAGGCATTAGtcagaaatctgatttttcttagCGTGCACAGCCTTATCACAGAGAGAGTGCTGTTTTAAGAGAAGCTTAAGAACCATTTCTTCTTATACTTAAGTTACCTTTAAATTTATTATCTGTACAAAACCAGGAGATGGATTCTAACATGTGAATAGTCAAACttgtaaataaaaattccaGTTCAGGATCTTTTCTCAATCTCTCCTTAGAGGTGTGAGAAGAAACTATTTTACATAATACACTTAATAGTCTAGATTTAAACACTTCATTTTACAGGTGTTTAATGGAATTTACCAAATAATTTTACAGATGGAAAATGTGTGCTGATAGGTTTTGCCTTCAAGACACAAAGAACCTCTAGTATTAATGTTattcaaatataaaatttaatttgacAGTAAGAAAAAGTAATACATAAAGCAAGAGCTGGCAGAATATTAAGAGGCCACACATTTAGTTCTTCAGTGACTATACAGACTGATTTAAATGTATGATGAGCTGCCTGTGTACATTATAGTCCCACAGAACCCTACACAATCTTTATTAGTGCTGAGGATGAGAAAGTTTTTCTCCAATATCTAACCAGGCATTCATTCTCTATTTCAATGTAAGCCATTATATTCTTCACACATTTGGAGAAATTTCTGTCTGTACCATCTGAACAATATTCACAGCCTCCATAagcagaaacagattttttaaaataaaaagtacattCTCATCATACAGCCCCTCCCATTAGTATATTAGTAATTGAAGCAGTTAATGTCTGTTAAGAAGTCTAAGTGCATAAGACGATCTGACTTGCATATGACCTCAGTGATTGTTGGGAAAGTATCAGTATTTTACATGTTGGGGGTTTAAAGGAAAATCTCCATACCTGAGGATGTCACCATACAAGTTTGGCATAACAAGCACATCAAATTGAGATGGATCTTGAACCATCTAGAAGGAAGTATATTTTCATTCAGGTTAagaatttaaactaaaaaaaaaaataaaaataatcacaacTAAAACATAAATACTCACATTCAGACATACAGTATCCAGATACATTTCATTAAATTTAATATCTTTACAGttttctgctgcctccctgcatTTTCTCAAGAAAAGCCCATCAGACATTCTCCTGCAATTAGACAAGCAAGAGAATATTGCAGTTATTATAAGGAAGCATTACtggagataaagaaaactgcatgCAACAGGGGTTTAATTAGAATTCAAAGACTTGATTTGTGACTATTTATCCCtcctaaaatatttctgtatcagTAGTTTTAACAGCATACATTAATTCTCAGAAGGACTTACATTCATTTATGAAAGGCTTAGTGAATTTGTGAAGGTGATGTCACATAATATCACATGTGTTATGACTCAGGTCAGTTTTAAGTGGTGTGGCAACTGCAAAAGACACCAGCCACTTTCATcctcagttttaaaattaattttcgcTGTTTAAAAGTTTCTAAAATAACAGGTTTGGGAGGAAGGATTACTACAAACTTGCTAATAAGAACATTGGTACACAATTACCAAAGCATCAGTATTGCCCATTTTTCTTAGGAGGCATTTACTTgaaattttcccattttactGACTCCGAGTGCCATCAGCAGAAGTTTCACATTTGAATAAGACTTAAGCAGTTATTTATGATTAAATTTTTGcggattttctttttgtttttctcaaagtAAGTGTCAACATACATGATATTTGCCTTGTGCACAGCAGTCACGTGGCTTCTCTGATTGTTTCTGGCATACTCAAAAGCAAACTCTGCAATGCGCTTGCTGGCTTCCTCTGTGATCAGCTTGATGCTTTGCACTACCCCATCAACAATCTGAAAGACAGGAAATGCATCAGCAGTGCAAGTTCATTCTTCCCATTTGGAACCAAGCAGCAGAATTCTGAGTGAGGCAGAATGCATTTCACAATGGAGAAACTTTTTTATGGGTgccaaatgtaaaaaaaaaaattctactgaACCCCAGTGAGATGGGCAAAGTTAGCAGTTCTGTGTGGGAACCCAGGatatccctctggctgtccaggatggccaggacccctgccagggggctcagaagccctggcacggagcccaaaacacctgtgggtttgattatgacccaacCTTacatgaagatcagcaagccacaataGTTTAAGTAGAATATTAGTGAAGTTATCagggggtggaaaagtagattttggggtttctgttatgggggttcaggaggcaagatggagggaattgggcatgtccagcctttctctttcttcttggcctccatcttctgctgtgatgttggcactcacagattggtttagagtagaagctcactgtctaacataggtgatgggtattggaaagtaattgtaaacattgtacacgtagttttcagtataaagacataacaccaccctgggggcaggcagagtgcctggaactgtcctgctggacagacctcggcaggacaggagaaaattttttatagataagaaacaataaacaaccttgagactgagaaatgaagagctcagACTCATTCTCCAAGCgcccaggctgggaaaagagacttttaacaaTCTCAGGGTGGCAGTGACCCAGAAAGGCCCTGAGAGTGCTGAAGCACAgcggcagcagaggcagcacccaCCACGTGCTCGATGCCGCTGTACTCGCCCTCGGTGTTCTCGCGGATGGTGACGATGTTCACGTCCGTGTAGGGCGTCTTGTAGCCCTCGATGGACACGCACGGACGCACGTTGGCGTAGAGGTCAAAGGTTTTACGCAGCAGCAGATTCATTGATGGGTGCCCTGCAGCAATTGGGGTCTTCAGAGGCCCTAGAGGAAAAAAGGTACACGAAGATgaacaagaaaataaacccCTCCATGGATCTGAGAGCGGAAACTATAGGTAAGGTTGGACTCCTACAGAGGATCTCCAAACTCCTGTTTAACCCTTATGCTGCAATGCCATGCGAATTCTCTGTTCTGTCAACTACTGCACAGGCACATTCATCAGTGGGGTAAAGGCCAAACAGTGAGCCTTACATGGAACAGATTTTACAAAATGTATTCATTAAAACATACAAAGGTACTGTTCATTAGTAATGTAGTTATTGCATACTGTTGTGTATCTTAGGAATGCCTTCTGTAGAGAGTCCAAAGGTTGTTATGTACCCAATTTCAACTGCAATAACTGTCAAACTAACGGCTTGGAAATTGCAGGAACCTTTCCTGTGAGGACTGCTCCAAGATTACAGACAACCACCTGCCAGGCTCTCCCCTATTTTATTGTGCTACTCTAGCTTTACATCAAACTCATGAGAAACACAAAAGTATTTAATATCTGTGTATTAACCCCTAAAATACCTTTTAATCCCATTTTGTTTTTATCCATGGATTCTTTGGCTTCTGGGGGTATCATCCACTTCCCTCCTGGTCCTTGGATAGCCGTAACATTCCTCTCTTCCCACTGAATAGGTGCCTAAACACACACAATCTATGTTAACTTTCATGTCATAACTTTGCTTCAAGTTTTAACTGTCACAAGAAGGTGTGTAAGGAATTTTGACCAGGCCTTTCTAAACAGTATTTTCTCTGGTGAGTGAGGGTTTGAACTaaagtaatttttgaaaaatgtaaGTAAGTAAGTGGAAATTAAATAGTGTGAGCAAATCATCATAAATGTGAATACCACAATGGCACCCTAGATGTCATATACACAAgtgctatttttttaaaggtttcagAGCTATTGAGTTCCTTGTATACAAGGGACAACATTTTAAAGCTGAATTCATTGAGGACTCATCATCCCCACTGACTGGAAGACTGTGTATGACATAGATATGTATCTGTTATCTCACTGAAAATCTGCACATGCTCCACAATGCTTTCTGAATTTGCATTCACCACAGGACTCTAAGTGGAGACAGGCTGCCACCCGTTCATTTCATCAGGAACAACCACAAAAGAAAAGATACATCAATAAAGAAACTTCACGTTTTCAAATCCATGTTGGATAGTTGTAATACAAAGGGAATATGCCTGGATACTGTTACTAATGTGGAACAATTTAACAGGCATCTTGCCTGAAGAGCTCTATTTCCTTTCAAGGAAACTTGACAAGCTCTAGTGAAGTTTCTCAGATAGGTAGGGGAAAGTTGTTGGATACAGTAAGTTTTCATCTCGCTGAAGTGAATGTGTTTAGCAGCACAGCAACTGGATTGCTAAAATGAGCCAATCCTTTCACACACACTTTTGACCTGCACTTGAAGTCATAATAAATGAAAGAACATCCTCTGTCAGTTGCTCAGGATTACTACATCAACAAGGTGATTTCACATGACACCGAGTTCGTGTTTCCAAAAATCAAACACAGCATTTGCTCTCAAGTCTTTACTCCTCTGTCAGCTCTGTCACTTTCAAGGCGTGCCTTGCTATCACATTCCTGTCATTTATTAGCTGAAGCTTCAAACTCTTTCTATTGGAAAGAAGTTTTAATAGCTTAAATATGACTTAATCTcttaaaagagaattttaagctttttaaaatatgcctaattaatatttttttgctgtagTTCAATTTGCAATGCTTATAGCAAGAAAATATGACTTACTTTGGCAGCATCAAAGATCTTCAtgacagcagcagaaatctCAGGTCCTATGCCATCTCCTGGGATTAAAGTTACTGTTTGTACCTAGGTAAAGAAATATCAGTATACAACAAATGAATGTTTGTTTTCTACATAGAAAACATCTTCATGTGTTGTAGGAACCAAGTAActattagaaaacaaaataaattttcctttaCCAAATATTCACTATGAAGAACAGCAGTCCTGGACAGGAGAAGGACTGGCTTGTTTTCCAAGGGAGTGTACAAATGTTTTGagagaaatgtttaaaaattcacCTACTACCTATTCCTATTTCACAACAGAGGCTGAATGTGAAAGGCAGATTCCTGCTCAGTACTACttgaaattaattaatatagCTTGCTTTCCTCTGGAAATCTGGAGAGCAAGTTGTATTACCTAGTTATGGCTCTGTTCCACATATGTCTACAATATTATCAACATGCTGCATGATACTGACACATGCTAGAAATGATTACACGTATGAAAAGATACAttcaacttaaaaaaaaggTCATGCCAGGCTAAACTTCTCAAGTGACCTCCTAAAAATCTCAGACCCATTTTAAACAATACCAACTTATTTACCTCTCATAATGTCctcaattttgtttcttttatcattATCAAACAAGTAAAAGAATGCACAGCTGAGGCTCAAAAAATAGAAGGGGAAGAATGTATTCTTCTTTGAAGAAAACATAAATTATGATCACTGTTCTAAGAGTATGTGCTCCAgctcattttgttttatttaaagagaTCCAACAGCTTTTATGGGCTCATTATTACCTACAGAAAAGGCAGCTCACATACATTATTTGAAAAACCCCCAGCAGAATCAACTCACAGGCCAGAACTTCAGTATGTATTGACAGACTGATTTTTTAACTTTTGAGCCAAAGA
The sequence above is a segment of the Molothrus aeneus isolate 106 chromosome 13, BPBGC_Maene_1.0, whole genome shotgun sequence genome. Coding sequences within it:
- the IDH3A gene encoding isocitrate dehydrogenase [NAD] subunit alpha, mitochondrial isoform X1, which produces MAAAAWMPTVSRLLGAFKSQKKVTRSFGNAVQTVTLIPGDGIGPEISAAVMKIFDAAKAPIQWEERNVTAIQGPGGKWMIPPEAKESMDKNKMGLKGPLKTPIAAGHPSMNLLLRKTFDLYANVRPCVSIEGYKTPYTDVNIVTIRENTEGEYSGIEHVIVDGVVQSIKLITEEASKRIAEFAFEYARNNQRSHVTAVHKANIMRMSDGLFLRKCREAAENCKDIKFNEMYLDTVCLNMVQDPSQFDVLVMPNLYGDILSDLCAGLIGGLGVTPSGNIGANGVAIFESVHGTAPDIAGKDMANPTALLLSAVMMLRHMGMHKHASKIESACFDTIKDGKVLTKDLGGNAKCSEFTEEICRRVQDKD
- the IDH3A gene encoding isocitrate dehydrogenase [NAD] subunit alpha, mitochondrial isoform X2; this encodes MAAAAWMPTVSRLLGAFKSQKKVQTVTLIPGDGIGPEISAAVMKIFDAAKAPIQWEERNVTAIQGPGGKWMIPPEAKESMDKNKMGLKGPLKTPIAAGHPSMNLLLRKTFDLYANVRPCVSIEGYKTPYTDVNIVTIRENTEGEYSGIEHVIVDGVVQSIKLITEEASKRIAEFAFEYARNNQRSHVTAVHKANIMRMSDGLFLRKCREAAENCKDIKFNEMYLDTVCLNMVQDPSQFDVLVMPNLYGDILSDLCAGLIGGLGVTPSGNIGANGVAIFESVHGTAPDIAGKDMANPTALLLSAVMMLRHMGMHKHASKIESACFDTIKDGKVLTKDLGGNAKCSEFTEEICRRVQDKD